The following proteins are co-located in the Polystyrenella longa genome:
- a CDS encoding MotA/TolQ/ExbB proton channel family protein: MRERTAFRLLKTGLIVFWGGMFALGLMSPLHAQEAADVSAALEPAPAMPMENGAVNTNPYIPTGPIEILIAMGYFFVIPFIIASFISVWFIIERVVVLRRARVIPRPFVERFLQHLEEGGLDQESALTLCEENDSPVARVFAHGIRKWGKPSVEVEQSIIDGGERETSQLRKHLKVLNGVATVTPLFGLLGTVMGMIQAFNQIANMGTQGKAEELAVGIGVALLTTAAGLLIAIPSLVMYMYLSGKVDSVVMEMDEAAQNVIHLICAEALSGQKMTTRTRSKPAPKTKTKEKAAQKESA; the protein is encoded by the coding sequence ATGAGGGAGCGAACCGCTTTTCGTCTGCTGAAAACAGGTCTGATTGTCTTCTGGGGAGGGATGTTCGCCCTCGGTCTGATGTCACCACTGCACGCCCAGGAAGCTGCCGACGTATCCGCTGCACTGGAACCTGCTCCTGCCATGCCAATGGAAAATGGTGCTGTTAACACCAATCCGTATATTCCCACCGGCCCGATTGAGATCCTCATTGCGATGGGGTACTTCTTCGTGATCCCCTTCATTATCGCCTCCTTCATCTCCGTTTGGTTTATCATCGAACGAGTTGTTGTGCTGCGGAGGGCCCGCGTTATACCTCGTCCCTTCGTCGAACGATTCCTCCAGCATCTGGAAGAGGGAGGACTCGATCAGGAGTCGGCCCTGACCTTGTGCGAAGAGAACGACTCCCCCGTCGCCCGTGTCTTCGCGCATGGCATTCGTAAATGGGGGAAACCTTCGGTGGAAGTGGAGCAGTCCATCATTGATGGTGGCGAACGCGAAACGAGCCAACTTCGCAAACACCTCAAAGTGTTGAACGGGGTCGCCACGGTGACGCCGTTGTTTGGTTTGCTCGGAACGGTCATGGGAATGATTCAGGCGTTCAACCAGATCGCCAACATGGGAACGCAAGGTAAAGCGGAAGAACTGGCAGTGGGAATTGGTGTCGCGCTCTTGACGACGGCCGCCGGTCTGTTGATCGCGATTCCGTCGCTGGTCATGTACATGTACCTCTCCGGCAAGGTCGACTCGGTCGTCATGGAGATGGACGAAGCGGCACAAAATGTCATCCACCTGATCTGTGCCGAAGCTCTTTCCGGCCAGAAGATGACGACCCGTACCCGCAGCAAACCAGCCCCAAAAACCAAGACCAAAGAGAAAGCGGCTCAGAAGGAATCGGCTTGA
- a CDS encoding DUF6304 family protein, protein MKDFYPATYTDERGVENTVIENDGETLRVTIRGVTFMGPDFDRLAPSEESTPEQLGYFSLGPDSLCACRIIFMMPISIYNCGDNSEGSLKIEVRIDDPNSNDALEYYQTRIRLDCDQGEFTSSGKGRDFESELLEIQSLLPAGFYMRLCINCLFSDYSPFGKSQFGDLMCYRNKKADYLKVKNKVDYFSLGFVCDRKVQETYLCPEFERRVPGTGYRI, encoded by the coding sequence ATGAAAGACTTTTATCCTGCCACATACACCGACGAGAGGGGTGTTGAAAATACGGTGATCGAGAATGACGGAGAAACTCTTCGCGTCACGATTCGCGGGGTTACATTTATGGGGCCAGATTTCGATAGACTCGCTCCCTCCGAAGAGTCAACTCCTGAACAGTTGGGATATTTCTCATTAGGACCGGACAGTCTATGTGCTTGTCGCATCATCTTTATGATGCCGATTTCTATCTATAACTGCGGCGATAATTCAGAAGGCTCCTTGAAAATCGAAGTCAGAATCGATGACCCGAATAGTAACGATGCGCTCGAGTACTATCAGACTCGGATCAGATTGGATTGCGACCAAGGTGAATTTACCAGCTCCGGCAAGGGTCGCGATTTCGAGAGTGAGCTGCTTGAAATTCAATCTCTGCTGCCCGCAGGCTTTTACATGCGTCTGTGCATCAATTGTTTGTTTTCCGACTATAGCCCATTCGGCAAGAGTCAGTTTGGTGACTTGATGTGTTATCGCAATAAGAAAGCCGATTATCTGAAGGTCAAAAACAAAGTCGACTATTTTTCTTTGGGATTCGTCTGCGACCGGAAAGTGCAGGAAACCTACTTATGCCCTGAGTTCGAGAGGCGGGTTCCAGGAACTGGATATCGTATATAA
- the leuS gene encoding leucine--tRNA ligase, whose translation MPRYDSKKIEPKWQQYWDKNETFVCEGPDPNRDKLYVLDMFPYPSGNGLHVGHPEGYTATDIVCRYNRMLGKNVLHPMGWDAFGLPAEQHAIKTGTPPRETTKKNIDTFRRQLKMLGFSYDWSREVATTDVEYFRWTQWIFLQLFDTWYDPDYEWTGPDGQKRKGKGRHIVDLPIPQEVSQAGPDFVRRYQDKQRLAYQHEAPVNWCPALGTVLANEEIIDGKSERGNHPVERVPLRQWMLKITAYGDRLADELEELDWPESIKLLQRNWIGKSTGAEVDFFIGSGDPAQLESEFEQWKHNRESFPSEQQEDVLRVYTTRPDTLYGATYMVIAPEHPQVDKLTTPEQQDEVNQYRKVASLKSDLDRTDLAKGKSGVFTGAYALNPVNGAKVPIWVADYVLISYGTGAIMAVPAHDLRDWEFAVTFDIPIIPVVEPPQNYKPTKDELALKQTVDGEERYPVACEGTAINSGEWDGTPTAEFKQKITQWLHQHGFGNEAVNFKLRDWLFSRQHFWGEPFPIWHELDANDEETGLMRVVEDEDLPVDLPELTDYKPTGTPEPPLSTAPEEWLYKTDHDGKRLKREVNSMPQWAGSCWYFLRYCDPKNSDHMIDPEIEKYWMPVDLYIGGAEHAVLHLLYARFWHKVLFDRGHVHTPEPFYKLVNQGMILGEAELTGHKDANGNWISSAEAAKDPQSQSVVVNADDVEKKGDSFVLKADPTVVIESRAFKMSKSRGNVINPDEVVDSYGADSLRLYEMFMGPLEQVKPWSMSGVEGVYRFLSRVWRMYIDDRAEEIKLAAAVQDVEPDADQLRILHKTIKAVTEDIEKLSFNTAISRMMEFTNALSQQDPRPRALLEPFALLLSPFAPHLAEEVWQALGHKETLAYEPWPEYNEDLIAESTVEIPIQINGKVRSRITVPADVDPKTMEALAMADETVQKNLEGKTIVKCIAIPGRMVNLVIKG comes from the coding sequence ATGCCCCGCTACGATTCAAAAAAAATAGAGCCGAAATGGCAACAATACTGGGACAAAAACGAAACCTTCGTCTGTGAAGGCCCCGATCCCAACCGGGATAAGTTGTATGTCCTCGACATGTTCCCTTACCCCTCAGGGAACGGGTTGCACGTCGGCCATCCAGAAGGGTACACCGCGACCGACATCGTCTGCCGCTACAACCGCATGCTCGGAAAAAACGTCCTCCATCCGATGGGTTGGGATGCCTTTGGACTTCCGGCCGAACAGCACGCCATCAAAACGGGCACGCCTCCCCGCGAGACGACGAAGAAGAACATCGACACCTTCCGTCGTCAGCTCAAGATGCTCGGTTTCTCCTATGACTGGTCACGGGAAGTCGCCACCACCGACGTCGAGTACTTCCGTTGGACGCAGTGGATTTTCCTTCAGCTCTTTGATACCTGGTACGACCCGGACTACGAATGGACCGGCCCCGACGGACAGAAACGTAAAGGAAAAGGCCGCCACATTGTTGACCTTCCCATCCCGCAGGAAGTCTCGCAGGCTGGCCCCGACTTTGTGCGTCGGTATCAGGATAAACAACGACTCGCATATCAACACGAAGCTCCCGTCAACTGGTGCCCCGCTCTCGGTACGGTTCTCGCCAATGAAGAAATCATCGACGGCAAATCGGAACGGGGAAACCATCCGGTCGAGCGCGTTCCCTTGCGCCAATGGATGCTCAAGATCACCGCCTATGGGGATCGTCTCGCCGATGAGTTGGAAGAACTCGACTGGCCCGAGTCGATCAAACTTCTCCAGCGCAACTGGATTGGCAAAAGCACCGGAGCCGAAGTCGACTTCTTCATCGGTTCGGGCGATCCCGCCCAGTTGGAATCTGAATTTGAGCAATGGAAACACAACCGCGAGAGCTTCCCGTCGGAACAACAGGAAGATGTTCTCCGTGTTTACACCACGCGGCCCGATACGCTTTACGGGGCGACCTATATGGTCATCGCGCCCGAGCATCCGCAAGTCGACAAGTTGACGACGCCGGAGCAGCAGGACGAGGTCAACCAGTATCGCAAAGTCGCTTCTCTCAAAAGCGACCTCGACCGGACCGACCTCGCCAAAGGCAAATCGGGCGTCTTTACCGGTGCCTACGCACTTAACCCGGTCAACGGAGCGAAGGTGCCAATCTGGGTCGCCGATTATGTGCTCATCAGTTACGGCACCGGGGCCATCATGGCCGTTCCGGCGCATGACCTGCGCGACTGGGAATTCGCCGTCACGTTTGACATTCCGATCATCCCGGTTGTCGAACCACCTCAGAATTACAAACCGACCAAAGACGAACTCGCTCTCAAACAAACTGTTGACGGCGAAGAACGCTATCCGGTTGCCTGTGAGGGAACCGCTATCAACAGTGGCGAGTGGGACGGTACTCCGACCGCTGAATTCAAACAGAAAATCACGCAGTGGTTGCATCAACATGGCTTCGGTAACGAAGCGGTGAACTTCAAATTGCGCGACTGGCTCTTCTCGCGCCAACACTTCTGGGGCGAACCCTTCCCCATCTGGCACGAGCTCGATGCAAACGACGAAGAGACGGGCCTCATGCGGGTGGTGGAAGATGAAGACCTTCCCGTCGATCTTCCCGAACTCACCGACTACAAACCCACCGGTACGCCCGAACCACCCCTCTCGACTGCGCCGGAAGAATGGTTGTACAAAACCGACCACGATGGCAAACGGCTCAAGCGAGAAGTGAACAGTATGCCGCAATGGGCCGGTTCCTGCTGGTACTTCCTGCGCTATTGCGATCCGAAAAACAGTGACCATATGATCGACCCGGAAATCGAAAAATACTGGATGCCGGTCGACCTCTACATCGGTGGTGCCGAGCACGCCGTATTACACTTGCTCTACGCCCGGTTCTGGCACAAGGTTCTCTTCGACCGGGGGCATGTCCACACACCCGAACCGTTCTACAAGCTCGTCAACCAGGGCATGATTCTCGGCGAAGCCGAACTTACCGGTCACAAAGATGCCAACGGCAACTGGATCAGTTCCGCAGAAGCCGCGAAAGATCCGCAGTCACAGTCAGTCGTGGTGAACGCCGATGATGTCGAAAAGAAAGGGGACAGCTTTGTTCTCAAAGCAGATCCGACCGTCGTCATCGAAAGCCGTGCGTTCAAGATGTCGAAGTCTCGCGGCAACGTGATCAACCCGGATGAGGTCGTTGACAGTTACGGTGCCGATAGCTTGCGGCTCTATGAGATGTTCATGGGACCGCTCGAACAGGTCAAACCGTGGAGCATGAGTGGAGTCGAAGGGGTCTACCGATTCCTCAGCCGTGTCTGGCGAATGTACATCGACGACCGGGCCGAAGAGATTAAACTCGCCGCAGCGGTGCAGGATGTCGAACCCGATGCCGACCAGCTCCGCATTCTTCACAAGACGATCAAGGCCGTCACTGAGGACATTGAAAAGCTCTCGTTCAACACGGCAATTAGCCGCATGATGGAGTTCACCAACGCCCTCAGCCAGCAGGACCCACGTCCCCGCGCGTTGCTGGAACCGTTCGCCCTTCTCTTAAGCCCCTTCGCCCCGCACCTCGCGGAAGAAGTCTGGCAAGCACTCGGCCATAAAGAGACCCTCGCCTACGAACCCTGGCCCGAATACAACGAAGACCTCATCGCCGAATCAACGGTTGAAATCCCCATCCAGATCAACGGCAAAGTCCGTTCCAGAATCACCGTCCCCGCCGACGTCGATCCCAAAACGATGGAAGCCTTAGCGATGGCCGACGAAACAGTTCAAAAAAACCTCGAAGGCAAAACGATCGTGAAATGTATTGCGATCCCAGGCCGGATGGTGAATTTGGTAATTAAGGGGTGA
- a CDS encoding sugar phosphate isomerase/epimerase family protein, translating to MNSASPEMGRGWGRRSFLQSTLLGAGAALMGSPQISSAAEPVTRNGQSHFKISLAAYSFHRHLVRDWTPETQAKAEMTLDDVIKFAAEQNLDGVELTSYYFPKEVTNEYLMHLKQLTFRLGLDISGTAIGNDFGLVEGEARQEQLAYTRKWIDHAATMGAPVIRIFAGKTPKGDTDSAAIARCAAGINESLDYAAEKGVFLALENHGGITSTSPQMLSIISQVKDSPFFGVNFDGGNFRTAEPYTDLAAIAPYAVNAQLKVSLHPEGKPREQADYIRTLRILKEAGYRGYIVLEYEEKEDPRESIPAVLDELRAAMAEV from the coding sequence ATGAATTCAGCATCACCGGAAATGGGACGTGGTTGGGGACGACGTTCGTTTTTGCAATCGACATTGTTAGGAGCGGGCGCAGCCTTAATGGGTTCGCCCCAAATTTCCTCGGCTGCAGAACCGGTGACCCGGAATGGGCAGTCGCATTTCAAAATCAGCCTGGCAGCGTACTCGTTCCATCGGCACCTTGTCCGCGACTGGACTCCCGAAACGCAGGCCAAAGCGGAGATGACTCTCGACGATGTCATCAAGTTTGCGGCGGAGCAGAATCTGGATGGGGTCGAACTGACCAGCTACTACTTTCCGAAAGAGGTGACGAACGAGTACCTGATGCATCTCAAACAGTTAACATTCCGCCTGGGGCTGGACATCTCTGGAACGGCGATTGGGAATGACTTCGGTTTGGTCGAAGGGGAAGCACGCCAGGAACAACTCGCTTACACCCGCAAGTGGATCGACCATGCCGCGACGATGGGTGCCCCGGTCATTCGTATCTTCGCCGGTAAAACTCCCAAGGGAGATACCGACTCGGCCGCGATTGCCCGCTGTGCGGCAGGGATTAATGAATCACTCGATTACGCCGCCGAGAAGGGGGTCTTCCTCGCGCTCGAAAACCATGGCGGGATTACGTCGACCTCTCCACAGATGCTGTCGATCATCAGTCAGGTTAAAGACTCGCCTTTCTTCGGTGTGAACTTCGACGGCGGCAACTTCCGTACGGCTGAACCTTATACCGACCTCGCGGCGATTGCCCCTTACGCGGTGAACGCTCAACTGAAGGTCTCGCTGCATCCCGAAGGAAAACCACGCGAGCAAGCGGACTACATTCGGACGTTACGAATTCTGAAAGAGGCCGGATACCGGGGTTACATCGTACTGGAGTACGAAGAAAAAGAAGATCCACGGGAATCCATTCCCGCCGTGCTGGACGAATTACGCGCAGCCATGGCGGAAGTCTAA